The sequence below is a genomic window from Dehalococcoidia bacterium.
GTCTTATTTCCATGCATCTTATTCTACTACCTTATATCGCCATCGCGACATTCACCCACGTGCAAGCACGTGGGTCCCTGCCCTTCGGGTCGGCCTGGAAAAAAATCTGCTGCTGCTCTATACAGGAGAATCGCGCCGGGCCAATACCATCCTGGCCGAGCAGTCTGCCAACATGCGGCGGGAGGACAAATTCCAGAGTCTGCAAAAAATGCGCGACCTGGCAGGTGATACACGAAATTGTTTTACGAGTGGTTTAGAGCCCAGAGAGCTTGGCAGGTTGCTGCACGAGGGCTGGCTGCTCAAGAAAGAACTGGCAGGCGGCATCACCACTAGCGCCATTGACGCTTATTATGAAAAAGCGCTGGCCGCCGGGGCTTACGGAGGCAAAGTGTCAGGCGCTGGCGGCGGCGGTTTCCTGCTGCTGGTAGTCCCGCCCGAAAAACGGCAGGCGGTCAGGCAATCTTTGAGTGAGTTACAGGAGATGGACTTCGCTTTCGAGGCCGAGGGCAGCAAAATAATCTATGTCATCTGAGGGATGGTATTATGGCAGAAAATAAGGCGGCGCAGATACTCTACTCATATCTTGAGGGGTTGCGGGGCTGTATCGATGAAATCGGGAAGCAAGACATTGCTTCAGTCGCCGATATAATCTACCAGGCTTACCTCAAGGGCAGGCATATCTATATCTTCGGCAACGGCGGCAGCGCCTCGACCGCTTCCCATTTCGCCCGCGACCTGAGCATCGGCGCAGCGGCGGCGGGCAAGCCGCGCGTAAAGGCCGTCAGCCTCGCCGACAGCATGGTTGCCATCACATCACTGGCAAACGACGTGAACTATGAATCCGTCTTCAAGGAACAGCTTGTCGGGCAAATCGAGGCGGGAGACGTCGCCATCGGCATAAGCTGCTCGGGCAATTCGCCCAACGTGCTGGCGGCCATCCGCTACGCCAGAGAAAACGGCGCGGCTACTGTGGGTTTCACGGGATTCGGCGGGGGCAAGCTGAAAGGCATGGCCGACATGAGCATCAACCTCTCCAGCCGCGACTATGGTCAGGTGGAGGACATGCACCTGGCGCTGGAGCATATCATAACCCAAATGCTGAGGGAGAAATTGGCGCAGTGATGACGTACTTCCAGGTTGTCATGCTGGAGGCCCGCCCAAGGCGGGCCGAAGCATCCGGCGGGGGGCATGCCCCTCTGTCATTGCAAGCGTTGCGTGGCAACGGCAAAACACCTCACAGCAAGTTAAATATACCTCCACATATTACTTGTGTATTATGGAATACCATGTTATCATTATGCTAGATTTTTCAACCCTGGAGTTGGAGGTAGCATGAACACAGGCGAAAAAACCAGGAAAGCCACTTTTAATATACACCCGGAAGTGCTGGCGGCTCTGGACAAGGCTATGACCGAGGGGGTAGCGCCGAGCAAGAACGTTTTCGTCGAACGGGCGTTACTTAAAGAGTTGAAAGAGGTGAGCCGGCAGGCACGGCAAACTCGTTGGGAAGAAGGTGCCAGAGACCCACAGCTTATGCACGATATCCGCCAGATTGAGACCGACTTTCAGGCCGCCGATGCCGAAAATGCCGGGGAAATAGTCTAATGGCAGTCCTGCGGTGGGCTGTTATAGAGGCTGCTTTGGACCCGGGCGCAGGGGCCGAACAAAAAGGAACGAGACCGGTTCTCATAGTGAGTAACGAGGAATTTAACCAGGTAATGCCCAATGTCACTGTTTTACCCCTCACATCGACAAAGCGACGCCTGTATCCTTCCGAGATACTCCTATCTAAAGGGAAAGCAGGCCAGCCGCTTGACTCGATTATTATGGCTCACCAGATACGCACGGTTTCAAAGCAGAGGCTTAAGGGCTTACTGGGTTATGTGGAAGATCCTACATTACAGGATGAAGTGATTGCAGCCATAAAAGAACATCTGGATATCGACTAGGTTTGGATCAGGCTGAAGACATGCACCTGGCGCTGGAGCATATGGTCACCTACATGGTGCGGGAGCGAGTGAGGGTTTAATTTAACATGGCTTTGGACGTCATGCCCCGGATTGCTTATTTGGCTCACCGTTATGGCGGCTATGTCCCTCTAAGCCGGCTGAACACAGTCTCCCGCTACATTGATAAAAAGGCGCGGACAATCCTGGACATCGGCTGCAATGATGGTATAACCATGCTCTTCCTGAACAGAAGAAAGCGATACCGGGCTACCGGAGTGGATATATCCGCTGAAGCTGTCAGGGTGGCTTCGGCCAGGAAAACCCATGACGCATATATCACGGGAAACGTTCTTGACCTTCCCTTCAACGAGCATAGCTATGATCTGGTATTATCCATGCAAATGCTCGAACATCTGGACAAGGAGGACGGCTACGCTCTTATCGATAAAATGGAGAAAACAGCTCGAAGACAGGTGATAATCACTACTCCGGTTGGATTTCACGAGCTGCTGGACCATCCCGGAACCGGCGGCGCGGACCATAAATCCGGGTGGTCTGTAGATGAATTCCATAAACGAGGCTATACGGTTAAAGGCAACAAGCTGCGCATTGAGCGTTACGCCGGTAATATTATATATAAACATACTCCCTGGCTGGCGCCTGTACATTCCGCTTTCTGGTTAACCCTGGGTGTGATATTGGCGCCGCTTCCATATTATTTCCCTGGAATATTTGCCTTCGACATGGTGTGCGTCAAAGACCTCGATGCCGGAGGGCAGCCGGGTTGAAAACCTCGGTTGTTATAGCTACGCGCAACAGCATCGGCACCATCGAGGAATGCCTGTCTTCGCTCATGCCCTATTACAAAACGGGCAGCATCGGCGAGATAATTGTGGTAGATGGAGCCAGCACAGACGGCACGCTTAAAGTCATAAAGAAGTTCCCCGTGAAACTGATGACCGACCCGGGCAAAGGGATGTTTATCGGATATGAGGCCGCCTGGAAGGAAACTCATGGCGAGCTGGTTATGTTCATAGACAGTGACGCCTGCCTGGGTGCAGGTTTCTTCCCCGGTCTTTACACGCAGTTTGAAGATGTCAGAGTGGGCATCGTCGGTTGTCTTGCCCGGGCTGCGTCAAAAAATAGCCTGGAAAGGACTGTTGGCCAGTGGTGGGACTATCACGGCACGATGCTGCGTAATTCGGGAACAAAACCGTCACGGTTTAAGAAGTTGTATTACCATGTAACCGGTTTCAGCGGGGGGCAGATATTCACCTCGGGCCCGTGTTACATAGCGCGGCGCAATTGCCTGGAGGCGGTAAACGGCTTCAAAGAGTGGCTGTGTCTGTATGAACTCAGCCCCAGGCTCATGTACCCTGGCGACAATCTCCTTTCCCGAAGCATAGTGGAAAACGGCTGGGAAGCCAGATGGTGGACGGACGCGCCGGTTTGTCATCACCCGCCGTCTACACTCAAGAGCCTCTTGAAACAGCGCTACGCATGGGGTAAAGGAGACGGCGCGCTGCTGCGTTTGTCTCGAAAGGGACGGATTAGCCGTTTTGCCCCGCCGCTGATAAGGCTGGTGTCGCCGGTGCTGGGCATCTGGCTGGCAATACGTTACCGCAATGTACTGCAATTGGTAGTTTTCCCGCTGGCGCACTATGCCTGGATTGCCGGGTATATGATGGCGCCGCGCCCGCGCAGCGAGGTCAAGCATTGAATAACAGCCGTTTTTCCATTCTTCTGACAATAGTAGCCGTCGGCCTCTGGGCGTGGAGCGTTACCCAGGCCAGTCTCGCCATCGGTTTCTTCGGGCTGATTGACAGTTATCCCTTTACCTATTTTATGGCGCTCGGCCTGCTCAGTATAGCCTCGTTTATACTGTGGCTATCGAGGGAAGGTCACGGCAAGCTGTTATGCCTGCAGGTCTGCCTTTTCATCGTCATGTTGTGGTTAACGCCGATACTAATTGGAGCCAATCCACCGTCCACCGTCTGGACATACGCCATATATTTCCCGAATTCGGATATCCTCGCGCAAACCGGCCACTTTAACGCCAGCCTGCATTTCGATGTCTACTCCGCATTCTACATGCAGAACTGGCCGGGCGCCTTCCTGTTCGAATCCGCCCTTTTGAAGATCGCCGGCGCCAGCACGGTGGATTTCATGGCGCTCTACAGCCCTATTTTCACGCAGTTTCTCATCCTGCTGCCTCTCTACATCTTTTTTAAAAATTCGATAAACAACCCCAACCACCGCTGGGCCGCCTGCTGGTTTTTCTTTCTGGCCAACTGGACGACGCAGCTGTATTTCTGTCCGCAGGCCATAGGCATACTGTTTCTCATCACGCTGCTGGCGCTGCTGTCCCGCACAGCTTTCTGGCAAAACGAGGGCCATTCGGTAGGCCAGCAGTTCAGCGTCATCCTGATCCTGGCAGGCCTGACTATCACGCACCTGCTTACATCGATAGTGGCTTTCCTGAGCGTCGCCACGCTGTGGGTTACCAGACAGGTCAAAGGCCTCAACCTGACCATACTGGCCGGGGTGCTGGTGGCTTTCTGGCTTATCTACGGGGCCGCAACGCAACTCCAGCTTTCTCTGCCCGGCTACGTCGAGCGCGCTTTCCGCCTGGACCTCGTCTTTCACCTGTCGGCGCTCAGCGGCGCGGGTACGGCCAGTCCCTCCCTCCTGGGGGTTTCCTACGTGCGTTACATCTTCACCGCCGTTATAGCCGTCATGGGGTTGGCTGGTTTCCTGCTCTCACGCAGATTCAAGGATAAAAGTGATTTCCCGCTTTTATCGCTTATGGCTTCCGCCACTTTGGTGCTTTTCAGCATGCTTTACGGCAGCGAATTCTGGCTGCGTGCTTTACTTTTTGCACTTGTGCCGCTTTCCTATTTCGCCGCCAAGATGTTAAGACGAAAGACAAGCGCCGCGGTCATGTGCGCGCTGCTCCTGGCGCTGCTGCCGTTCAATATCATATCCCACTACGGTTTCGCCGCCGTCGATTATGAACCTCCCGCCGAGAGG
It includes:
- a CDS encoding GHMP kinase, giving the protein SYFHASYSTTLYRHRDIHPRASTWVPALRVGLEKNLLLLYTGESRRANTILAEQSANMRREDKFQSLQKMRDLAGDTRNCFTSGLEPRELGRLLHEGWLLKKELAGGITTSAIDAYYEKALAAGAYGGKVSGAGGGGFLLLVVPPEKRQAVRQSLSELQEMDFAFEAEGSKIIYVI
- a CDS encoding SIS domain-containing protein, giving the protein MAENKAAQILYSYLEGLRGCIDEIGKQDIASVADIIYQAYLKGRHIYIFGNGGSASTASHFARDLSIGAAAAGKPRVKAVSLADSMVAITSLANDVNYESVFKEQLVGQIEAGDVAIGISCSGNSPNVLAAIRYARENGAATVGFTGFGGGKLKGMADMSINLSSRDYGQVEDMHLALEHIITQMLREKLAQ
- a CDS encoding type II toxin-antitoxin system PemK/MazF family toxin; this encodes MAVLRWAVIEAALDPGAGAEQKGTRPVLIVSNEEFNQVMPNVTVLPLTSTKRRLYPSEILLSKGKAGQPLDSIIMAHQIRTVSKQRLKGLLGYVEDPTLQDEVIAAIKEHLDID
- a CDS encoding class I SAM-dependent methyltransferase: MALDVMPRIAYLAHRYGGYVPLSRLNTVSRYIDKKARTILDIGCNDGITMLFLNRRKRYRATGVDISAEAVRVASARKTHDAYITGNVLDLPFNEHSYDLVLSMQMLEHLDKEDGYALIDKMEKTARRQVIITTPVGFHELLDHPGTGGADHKSGWSVDEFHKRGYTVKGNKLRIERYAGNIIYKHTPWLAPVHSAFWLTLGVILAPLPYYFPGIFAFDMVCVKDLDAGGQPG
- a CDS encoding glycosyltransferase → MAGACTFRFLVNPGCDIGAASILFPWNICLRHGVRQRPRCRRAAGLKTSVVIATRNSIGTIEECLSSLMPYYKTGSIGEIIVVDGASTDGTLKVIKKFPVKLMTDPGKGMFIGYEAAWKETHGELVMFIDSDACLGAGFFPGLYTQFEDVRVGIVGCLARAASKNSLERTVGQWWDYHGTMLRNSGTKPSRFKKLYYHVTGFSGGQIFTSGPCYIARRNCLEAVNGFKEWLCLYELSPRLMYPGDNLLSRSIVENGWEARWWTDAPVCHHPPSTLKSLLKQRYAWGKGDGALLRLSRKGRISRFAPPLIRLVSPVLGIWLAIRYRNVLQLVVFPLAHYAWIAGYMMAPRPRSEVKH